aatgtatctcCATACCTATTTTGGTTCTGCACTTCCATTCAggtttgtaatagaaaaatgttTTGGAATGAAATTTtacgtttataaaaaaattgagagcTTGTTCATCTTTTTTAATGCATTATTTACCTGATGAAAATTcattataagtataatttatagGTATTAAGTTGTACTGCAATTTCTAttccataatatttatatttttatctttcaaTATATCAAATTTCTATCATAAATTTCAGGTCACATCAGAAGAGAATTTACCTCATTCTTTGTGCCCACAATGTTTCAATCTACTAACAAAGTTTGCAGAGTTCAAACAAAAATGTATAGAATCACAAAACCATCTATCACaagtaaatattgttaaaaatgatGTGAAAACTGACAAGGCAATTGAGGAAATAGTAAAGGATGTACCTTATGAAGAAAATGCTATACCAGAAAATGATAATACTTTCGCTTATATTAAGAATGAGGATTTAGAAAGTAATGGAAACTCAGGTTATTATTCAATGATTTATTTTGCCTGTTGTGAGATACTATGaggctgggttgcatcatattagttAAGGTTTTAGagtcaaatttaatgttaacagtaaCACTGCCTTTAACATAGACTTTggaatttaaaaagttaaaaaatgaaatatcaagtcaatatcaatttattatttgaatcaTTTAACAGGTCTCTATTTAgatattttaacattaacaatagctttaaccggttAAGATTGGATAGTTacagttaacagttaaagttataacatcatctaaaaattgtgcAAATCATTTTTTCTTAGCCTGTACTTTAATGTTTGTTAGTTGTTGTAAATAGATTGCCTGTCATAACCTATTATGTGAATGTGTATGAAATTGTTTGAAAACACACCTCTCACATTAACACCAAAGGGGAACAAATCTGTGGATGTGCTTTTGGAAATAGAAAAGGTGCCCTATAAATTCAAAGATATAAGTACTGCAATGGCAGGCTTACAAAAAGTGTTATGAAAAGTTGCTACTACAAAGACACCAGAGTCTGACATATGGGTcttcaatatataaatttattttgtgctCCATACATCAATCGATTTAAGTACTGCAGTTGGAGACTTAAAAAGTGTTAAGATAATCTAAGTAAATCTTCTACAATGACATGAGGTAGTGAAGGACAATTGTATTAATGGATGGACCAGGGATGATAACCAGATATGTCAAGACTAAAAATCTGTAATCTCTAGCACTCCATCTCGATTAAACAGGCTCATTATTtcaacaaattttgttttcatgttATATTTACTTAGtgtattgtttatatttcagATAAAGAATTTAACTTTGGTGAAGAAACTTATGAATCCATATTAAATGATAAACAGTGAGTTCTATTTACTTGGATATGTTTTTAGACAGTCTGTTATTCATGCAGTAatatcaaagatagtattatttCTTCCTCTATGGCAGATTATCAGATTTGTATTGGAAGTATCAGTTTAATACATACAATGTAAAATGAATTCTTCATATCACACATAGGTATCCACAATAAAAGAGTATATTTATGGTTAGAtcttcttattataataattttaataggtaTAATCATAGATATTAAATGTTGTTGCGACATATCTCTATCGAGtcacttatgtttcttattattGAGCAGCTAGCTAGTAATAATGTGTACATattgtttgtattattttaaggctaaataatataaattaaagaaaatgttaatgtgtttaaaatgttttacaaaatgCTGCTCTAATAACTTTCtaacaatttgaaatatattttcactTTGCAGCCCCAAAGAGAGAAATTGTGATGTATGCAGTAAAAAGTTCACATCTACAAGAAAATTGAATAAACACAGGTTGTCACACAGGAAAGTTGTAagtttaaaaacttaaatttgcttttaaatataataataataataaattctttatttcgaccaataaaggatcataatgtgttagtaacaaaataccttaaaatcgagtgttagtacaagatatcttaaaatctaaaccTTCCTAATCTAGGacttgtcagcacatgtatCACACAGCAGTGGTTCAGGTACTGACAATCGAACCTGTGAGAGAATGCCCTCAGAATACCATTAGGGCTAGCCCGGACCCTACTCAACAGGGACGTACACCGCTTACACATAGTCGCGTAAAAACAATCTATGcatgcctcagcaaacatcacCGACGCGCTGCAGTATTGTGGCAGTCCCAATAACATTCTGAACGCATTTTTATACTGAACACGCAGGGCATTGTACTGCTTCTGCGCATAGTCGACCCACAGACTGCtcgtgtaaaaaaataaactattattttatactgtGTTACTTAGTAACAATGGATATAAGATGTCTTACTCTGTATCCAGACATATTTAAACTTCACAATAAGGGGTGGAGTATGCTTTGTTTTGCTATGGTGCAACTGAAGTGATATTATCAATGTCATTGCAGTACTGGTTTCAACGGCTGTGTATGTTACTGACTCTACAGGCACAAAAAGACAATTTGATTGAATTTAACAaatcttttgttttaaataaatagattaacacATGTAAAcacaatgtgtttttttttcattaaaatataaatctctcCAGTAATTAGTAAGCAGTAGATTGTATAGTGCAATGGCTGTCtatctatttattaaaaagatttttaaaattgatttgGTGACTATAAGATGTTGTGTGGTTTGCTGATTATGTAATAACTTAACACAGAAGGACTATTGAATttgggactgaataaattgaccgacttggtattacatggatcttaCATCTTTTTATGGTAGAAGAACTAtgttgcgagacttggtttttttatgtttttgatggcatctcATTTCTTTTGTAGAGAAGACCTACTTTTTTCCCTTTCCGGTATCTTTTACTTGGTGAATGCCCACAATGGATTTTCTTACTTGCTGTGTTTTCTTGTAGTTTCCTCTTTTACTTTTCCGGTACTATTTTCTGAGCTTCAgctacttaataatattatagtttttctCAAAGCCCCACTCCCTGTCTCTATGGGTTTTTCTTAGATgctttgattattattattattataattcactAGCAGATCATTGATCTGATTTGTGCATATCACTGCCCTTATGTTTacaatttagttattttttaaatgttcatCAAGTCTATTTTTTAgctatttattgatttttcgcTAATCACATTTCTGTTAAACATGTGGAAACATGTTTACCACCCGATTTGGTAGAAAGTTCTTTCTAGGGTTGCTAGCGAACAGATGTGGTAAGTTTTAATGTATGTCCTACATATACTAAATATGTACAgcatatattgtatatattttttatatctcttACATTGTAGTGACCAGTTAACATTTTGAATGTCTCTCGAGGAGacattcaatttcaatttgtcTACAATGATGCAGTGTAGTCAAGTTGTGTTCAGAATGACGTTCTTCATATGTTTTGTATCATTTTTATTCGTACTTATTAACATTCCGCCTCtgaacatacataatatatattacaaacatttatttttaggaACCTCGGAAGATACTTAACTGTATTCCATGCAGCAAGACATTCCTCACATTGAGTGGGTACCGTCGTCATCAAGTAAACTGTCACCGCTGGATAAAATTAAGCAGTGTTAAATGTCGAGTGTGTGGTAAAATTACTAAAAGTAAGGAGACACTTAAGGCGCATGAAAAACTGCATGAGAATAAAGCGGTGTTTGTGTGCCATGTGTGTGGGAAGCCTTGTTCCAGCAGTTGTTTATTGAAGGTTTGTGGAACACTCTTTTAACTCAACTTAGGCTGGTTTGCACCAACTAAccttagcaataacaaacatgttaaagtatcAGCTAAGAAAAAATGAGTTGCACCATATGACAGTTTTTAGAACCGTAACTGTCCAATCTAGGCCGGTTTTatctattgttaatatttagtagttaaatagcgacctgtcaaaagtttataagaaatattctatattgacttgatatttcactttcaGTTGCCACGGAATacaatggtgcaacacattccagTCTATGTTTAAGTCAGTTACGGGtaatgttaaatttgactttaACCTTTACTATGACAGCTGATATATGAGACCCAGGctaaatcattttaattcatTTCAGATCATTTCTTTCTACCCCTACCTACCCTACCCTCTGCCCATAGTTTTGATTGAagcatttattttgtgtaaatccAGGTTTGGCACCAAAATTTTGGGACCAAAATTTTTACATGCTATATTTATCTGGTTGCTTACTTCTTCATAATTGTTGTTTTTCTTAGTAAGTTTTCCCAGATATTTCTTTAGGTAGTctatatattattcaatatcTGTGCCGGTTCTGAAACTTGATATTAATCTCTTTTCTGTTTGATGGAAGGATTTTCTTCCTTCAGAGTAATTTGTGTGGAAATAAACTGCAGTAGGTCCTATGTGCTATGTGTGTCTATATTTTCAGCATAATATGTTGTGATTTTGATGTCGTTTTCAATGGGGAGATCtgaaaaagtttattataatataggacCAAAAACACAGCCCTGAGGTGCTCCAGCCTTTTTATAGTGCAAGTTCGATTTTGGTTCACCTATTGCTGAGACGGATACTAATggacatttaaaatattttagaattattaacttttttaaagGTTTCAAaagaatatttgtattatattgtcTCAGGTCCACCTTGAAGTCCATAAGGAGAACCGAGAAAGGTGCTTTACTTGTGAACACTGCGGGAAGAAGTTCTTTACAAAAAGAACCCTGAAAACTCATGTCGCCAAATGCCACTCAGATAGACGGTACATTTGCCAAATATGCAACTATCCATTTACGGACAAGTATAATCTGTCCAAACACATGCTAATACATGAAGGTATTAAGTTATACAAGTGTGAAGTGTGCGCTAAATCATTTTCAACAAGGTCTACTCTAGTGGAACACCAAAGGATTCACTCAGGAGAGCGGCCATATAGCTGTATGTATTGTCCGAAGAATTTCTTATCGAAGCGAAGACTAACAGATCATCATAGAATACACACAGGGGAACGGTTGCATAAGTGTAGTGTTTGTGAGCAAAGTTTTACTCAGAGAGGAACATTGAAACGTCATATGAAGGTGCATGATAAGATTTTACCTGTTATGTAAGGCATTGTTGTAAAATCTTTGGATTGTTGGAGGcttttcacattttatttctaaatatgCCGTATAACATCTCAGTACCCATGATTTCTTTCTCTAGTCAAATAAGTAACTATTATAAATAGCTAAGACACTCTTTTCTGTAtagaaacaaaagcaaaaacaaaaaagaagaCATGCTATAGCTAGATTGATGTTCAGTTAGGTAGAATTTGTAACTCACATAACGTAATAGCCTGTCATCTCATACtaaaaccataaacttagtgagataactatccttacggAAAAACCGAGGTGTGAGAAACAGACGGAAtaccatgaaaccgttttgaaacaatttagtgtccattagtctcctgtcaaattggaccccattttaatttttgtttttatcgttattgttctgtgttttaatggataaattttaattaaaaatataatggtgtcgtgttctgtatcagattgtgttgttacataATAGAGCAACAATCAAAccaaagaaacatttcacaggtaaataccgactcttcaatactactttcatgcaataaaatattacattttacatacataGTCAActattttctaaagattatattaatttaaaaaaatatgtgttagaaaataaaatattgtatacgtgaatatgatgctgtttatcaatatttgtcatagtattttttttat
Above is a window of Leptidea sinapis chromosome 40, ilLepSina1.1, whole genome shotgun sequence DNA encoding:
- the LOC126976405 gene encoding zinc finger protein OZF-like, translating into MDSIMTNVCRACLTIVQSIDHVLFKNVSPYLFWFCTSIQVTSEENLPHSLCPQCFNLLTKFAEFKQKCIESQNHLSQVNIVKNDVKTDKAIEEIVKDVPYEENAIPENDNTFAYIKNEDLESNGNSDKEFNFGEETYESILNDKHPKERNCDVCSKKFTSTRKLNKHRLSHRKVEPRKILNCIPCSKTFLTLSGYRRHQVNCHRWIKLSSVKCRVCGKITKSKETLKAHEKLHENKAVFVCHVCGKPCSSSCLLKVHLEVHKENRERCFTCEHCGKKFFTKRTLKTHVAKCHSDRRYICQICNYPFTDKYNLSKHMLIHEGIKLYKCEVCAKSFSTRSTLVEHQRIHSGERPYSCMYCPKNFLSKRRLTDHHRIHTGERLHKCSVCEQSFTQRGTLKRHMKVHDKILPVM